One region of Drosophila teissieri strain GT53w chromosome 2L, Prin_Dtei_1.1, whole genome shotgun sequence genomic DNA includes:
- the LOC122626198 gene encoding serine-rich adhesin for platelets isoform X3 has product MLQVQKVATDSVCCSQMCISRTMDSFDISSDSEEGLLEEIVVGGSCHRQHLLRLQQWHSAHSYAHSYASESPIHYCDPAAVYSDDNSQEPGQDPQPPTIRCSTSSQSNLDVLLAEGAADEVYEEQEEEYFEPEEEASGSSGTQRLQAPACTSSAAGASFNHQLTADMCNYKNSKSRRLEYSLKCLKYGRSNPSQDSAFGSLTDNDLSIGSSSIRLSSFQSISSPIDEGVEDVIIATTTGGNETCLELATIPRSMVSQDSAISSPCRESSPNNFLHIDDAMSGTGSTSSGSNCGSFGNIRPQQFPVSLSPKILVTATSNSSSSSLASTSNAGQGPSQGHGQGHPQQQFDPPKILVNDQNSIYTTSPSKRSGMIEVFSQKYRCPFQVSSFEDMSPKRTSDKQHLKHVNRLAFRSLEEERRIDNAFLPMADRTHSDNRVNMQSEKYKKLTHASFRISKGQGQDSPTATPTSQTSPGQPGNCIEMQRTGRQTLWRDSKFYRKNRIAKSNDSLMENNPSPRISPCSLRDNQYESRSSSQASRRSLSGSQQMLSVTTSFCGNGSASRNSARYCSSKSEDLGESSDYLRVMDARKSYSERHLVRLKQTAINNTHSEDDMSFNDDNNQTVSSQGQGLRGQCGMQYNQKEHHQKHYQGGRWSSSCSIGGHLKTTNIKTTSLSAQSSQSNLVATAATASYRTPSKSLDQSIATIATIATIAIPKVHPTTTQNNTTTKGSSKTSTTSSDSSSSTTSSLDESPSRHTLSGADLSRIFVMDMDDAPGSTCSEEKTPLLDSVEMSPMSPTDPEEPDLDKL; this is encoded by the exons atgcTGCAAGTGCAAAAAGTTGCGACTGATAGTGTTTGTTGTAGCCAAATGTG TATCAGCCGCACAATGGACTCATTTGACATATCAAGCGATTCGGAGGAGGGTCTCCTGGAGGAGATAGTCGTCGGTGGAAGCTGCCATCGGCAGCACCTGCTCCGCCTGCAGCAGTGGCACTCCGCCCACTCATATGCCCACTCGTATGCCTCGGAGTCGCCCATTCACTATTGTGACCCTGCGGCCGTCTATTCGGATGATAATAGCCAGGAGCCGGGTCAGGATCCCCAGCCGCCGACCATTcgctgcagcaccagcagtcAGAGCAACCTGGATGTCCTGCTGGCTGAGGGAGCCGCAGACGAGGTgtacgaggagcaggaggaggagtacTTTGAGCCGGAAGAGGAGGCCAGTGGCTCCTCGGGAACGCAGAGGCTTCAGGCTCCAGCCTGCACTTCGTCGGCGGCTGGGGCCTCCTTCAACCACCAGCTCACTGCCGATATGTGCAACTACAAGAACTCGAAGAGCAGGAGGTTGGAGTACTCCCTCAAGTGTCTCAAGTATGGCCGCAGTAATCCCTCCCAGGACTCAGCCTTCGGCTCGCTGACCGACAACGACCTGTCCATTGGCTCGTCCAGCATCAGGTTAAGCAGCTTCCAGTCCATTTCATCGCCCATCGACGAGGGCGTGGAGGATGTCATCATAGCCACCACCACGGGTGGCAATGAGACGTGCCTGGAACTGGCCACCATTCCCAGGAGCATGGTCTCCCAGGACTCGGCGATTTCATCGCCCTGTCGCGAGAGTTCCCCCAACAACTTCCTGCACATCGACGATGCCATGTCGGGAACGGGCTCTACTTCCTCCGGCTCGAATTGCGGCTCCTTCGGAAATATACGTCCCCAACAGTTTCCCGTTTCGCTCTCTCCAAAGATTTTGGTCACGGCCACCAGCAATTCGAGCAGCTCGTCCTTGGCCTCCACCAGCAATGCGGGTCAAGGTCCGTCGCAGGGTCATGGACAAGGACATCCCCAGCAGCAGTTTGATCCGCCCAAGATTCTCGTCAACGATCAGAACTCCATCTACACCACATCGCCCTCGAAGCGATCGGGGATGATAGAGGTGTTCTCTCAAAAATATCGG TGTCCCTTCCAGGTGAGCTCCTTCGAGGACATGTCCCCGAAGCGAACCTCCGACAAACAGCACCTGAAGCACGTGAATCGCCTGGCCTTTCGCTCCTTGGAGGAGGAGCGTCGGATCGACAATGCCTTCCTGCCCATGGCAGATCGCACCCACTCGGACAATCGCGTGAACATGCAGAGCGAGAAGTACAAGAAGCTCACGCACGCCTCGTTTCGCATCAGCAAAGGTCAGGGGCAGGACTCgcccacggccacgcccaccagccaAACGTCGCCCGGCCAGCCTGGCAATTGCATCGAGATGCAGCGAACCGGAAGGCAGACCCTCTGGCGGGACAGCAAGTTCTACCGCAAGAACAGGATTGCCAAGAGCAACGACTCCCTGATGGAGAACAATCCGTCGCCCAGGATATCGCCGTGCTCCCTGCGGGACAATCAGTAcgagagcaggagcagctccCAGGCCAGCAGGAGATCGCTCAGTGGCAGTCAGCAGATGCTGAGTGTCACCACCAGTTTCTGTGGCAATGGCAGTGCGTCCAGAAACTCGGCCCGGTACTGCAGCTCCAAGAGCGAGGACTTGGGCGAGTCCTCCGACTATCTGCGCGTGATGGATGCACGGAAATCGTACTCCGAGAGGCATCTGGTGCGGCTCAAGCAGACGGCCATCAACAACACGCACAGCGAGGACGACATGAGCTTCAACGATGACAATAATCAAACGGTATCATCGCAGGGTCAGGGGTTACGCGGGCAATGCGGCATGCAGTACAATCAGAAGGAGCACCACCAGAAGCACTATCAGGGTGgcaggtggagcagcagctgctccattgGCGGCCACCTGAAGACGACCAATATTAAGACCACCTCGCTGTCCGCTCAGTCCAGCCAATCGAATTTAGTGGCCACCGCGGCAACTGCCAGCTATCGCACACCATCCAAGTCCCTCGACCAGAGCATCGCCACCATCGCCACTATCGCCACCATCGCCATCCCGAAGGTCCatcccaccaccacccagaacaacaccaccaccaagggcagcagcaaaaccagcaccaccagcagtgacagcagtagcagcaccaccagctccTTGGACGAGTCCCCGTCGAGACACACCCTCAGTGGAGCCGATCTCTCGAGGATCTTCGTGATGGACATGGACGATGCACCGGGCAGCACATGCAGCGAGGAGAAGACGCCCCTCCTGGACAGCGTGGAAATGTCCCCGATGAGTCCAACCGATCCGGAGGAACCCGACCTCGACAAGCTCTAA